A single region of the Bacteroidia bacterium genome encodes:
- a CDS encoding endonuclease Q family protein, translated as MNKELEALQNLRHVLRDDFGFPFNLTPEYGIILQALKRNEPMKVDLETKYALPYSGTYYDCPKCGKPLIKRHYNYCPDCGQKLDCGDNYE; from the coding sequence ATGAATAAAGAATTAGAAGCATTACAAAATCTCCGCCATGTATTACGAGATGATTTTGGGTTTCCGTTTAATTTAACGCCTGAATATGGTATTATTTTACAAGCACTCAAACGCAACGAGCCTATGAAAGTTGATTTAGAAACAAAGTATGCTCTACCATACAGCGGAACATATTATGACTGCCCCAAGTGTGGGAAACCACTTATAAAAAGACATTATAACTATTGTCCTGATTGTGGACAAAAATTAGATTGCGGGGACAATTATGAATAA
- a CDS encoding helicase C-terminal domain-containing protein, protein MLRKQAVIYNTLYEPQKRFVDELIDKQGALKPRAEAFKWGFFLKMGFGKTKIMTAMAELHKADLILITTEKSKMLERDNEGEFPAELAAAGYKTFYSDKMGSKKYEREFLDALDKGEKIVYMFNWAQINAKKGYSILNWIVGGLDSLKSPDRRKWLENEYNKSDKTLTFDKFINNKGPQYNNIVWIMDEAHAVNNKSARLSKTVNGMLYNKNVPGLQITRSNYFRERIKAVYLGTGTPMTGKYYENYYWLLTVLGHRWGETPLEVNLYEEQARLVIDANSGRQTSELVETCIGKGVPPAIPTVNRYNKRTYRIETRKLSAYEYFVDRYCVINEETKVYDPDALSITGFKRIPELLDIVEHYAFFGETAKHFELPPVMTEIKWVVPGAGYKRLFDKKSPHYLRFEDKELTSAAEIYLRSRQALSGFMGNSEHYVFYSEERTLQLRDFLMRERSNYIIFYHWDPELYAIVDAVQQAGYNYDIYKGDLKEYEVYKNYEKGEGNVVIANIASGAKALNRQKWNSVLFYSLPSVYALYEQAIGRVLRLGQTAERVFVGIFLAKGTVDEYIYNNLINGRDYTEQAFARDFLDQIK, encoded by the coding sequence ATGCTGCGTAAACAGGCTGTTATTTATAACACGTTATACGAGCCGCAAAAGCGGTTTGTTGATGAGTTAATCGACAAACAGGGTGCATTAAAACCACGTGCCGAGGCTTTCAAGTGGGGCTTTTTCTTAAAAATGGGTTTTGGTAAAACAAAAATTATGACCGCGATGGCGGAGCTACATAAGGCAGATTTGATTTTGATTACTACGGAAAAAAGTAAGATGCTCGAACGCGACAACGAAGGCGAGTTCCCAGCAGAACTGGCTGCTGCAGGGTATAAAACTTTTTACAGTGACAAGATGGGATCCAAAAAGTATGAACGCGAATTTTTGGACGCACTCGACAAGGGCGAGAAAATTGTTTATATGTTTAATTGGGCGCAAATTAATGCTAAAAAAGGTTATAGTATATTAAATTGGATCGTCGGCGGTTTGGATTCGTTAAAATCCCCAGATCGTCGCAAATGGCTCGAGAACGAATATAACAAAAGCGATAAAACATTAACTTTTGACAAATTCATTAATAACAAAGGCCCACAATATAATAACATCGTATGGATCATGGATGAGGCTCATGCGGTGAACAATAAGAGCGCGCGCTTGTCTAAAACCGTTAACGGGATGTTGTATAACAAAAATGTTCCCGGATTACAAATAACACGGAGTAATTATTTTCGGGAACGAATCAAGGCCGTTTATTTGGGCACTGGTACACCGATGACTGGTAAATATTATGAAAATTATTATTGGCTCTTAACTGTTTTAGGGCACCGCTGGGGCGAGACACCGCTTGAGGTTAATTTATATGAAGAACAAGCGCGGTTGGTTATCGATGCGAACAGCGGGCGACAAACAAGTGAGCTGGTTGAAACTTGTATTGGTAAGGGGGTTCCACCAGCAATTCCAACAGTTAATCGGTATAATAAGCGGACCTATCGAATAGAGACGCGTAAATTAAGTGCATACGAATATTTTGTCGATCGCTACTGCGTTATTAATGAAGAAACGAAAGTGTATGACCCGGACGCATTAAGTATTACAGGGTTTAAGCGCATACCGGAATTATTAGATATTGTCGAACATTATGCGTTCTTTGGAGAAACAGCTAAACACTTTGAATTACCACCGGTTATGACGGAGATAAAATGGGTGGTGCCCGGAGCAGGTTATAAAAGGCTATTTGACAAAAAAAGTCCTCACTATCTTCGGTTTGAGGATAAAGAATTAACCTCGGCCGCGGAAATATATTTACGGAGCCGCCAAGCATTGAGCGGTTTTATGGGTAACAGCGAGCATTACGTTTTTTATAGCGAGGAGCGCACTCTGCAGTTACGCGACTTCTTGATGCGCGAACGAAGCAACTATATTATATTCTATCACTGGGATCCGGAGTTATATGCGATTGTTGATGCGGTTCAACAAGCAGGCTATAATTATGATATTTATAAAGGTGACCTGAAAGAATACGAGGTTTATAAGAATTATGAAAAGGGCGAAGGAAACGTTGTAATAGCGAATATTGCGAGCGGGGCGAAAGCGCTCAACCGACAAAAGTGGAACAGCGTATTGTTTTATTCTTTACCATCAGTATACGCGCTCTATGAACAAGCAATCGGACGTGTATTACGTTTAGGACAAACCGCCGAACGCGTTTTCGTAGGTATATTTCTCGCAAAAGGAACGGTTGATGAATATATTTATAATAATTTAATTAACGGCCGCGATTACACCGAGCAGGCTTTCGCGCGCGATTTCCTGGATCAAATAAAATAA